One genomic segment of Falco peregrinus isolate bFalPer1 chromosome 7, bFalPer1.pri, whole genome shotgun sequence includes these proteins:
- the TBXT gene encoding T-box transcription factor T: protein MSSPGAEGAGKPPQYRVDHLLSAVESELQAGSEKGDPTERELRVALEDNDLWLRFKELTNEMIVTKNGRRMFPVLKVSVSGLDPNAMYSFLLDFVAADGHRWKYVNGEWVPGGKPEPQAPSCVYIHPDSPNFGAHWMKAPVSFSKVKLTNKLNGGGQIMLNSLHKYEPRIHIVRVGGPQRMITSHSFPETQFIAVTAYQNEEITALKIKYNPFAKAFLDAKERSDHKDMMEEVGDNQQSGYSQLGSWLIPGTGTLCPPANPHPQFGAPLSLSPAHSCERYSSLRNHRPAPYPNPYTHRNNSPTAYADNSSACLSMLQSHDNWSSLGVPTHTTMLPMSHSTGTSTSSSQYPNLWSVSNSTITPVSQPSGMSNGLSSQFLRGSPVHYTALPHPVTAASSASPLYDGGAPTDLPDSQYDASAHARLASTWTPVTPPSM from the exons ATGAGCTCCCCGGGCGCGGAGGGCGCGGGCAAGCCCCCGCAGTACCGCGTGGACCACCTGCTGAGCGCCGTGGAGAGCGAGCTGCAGGCGGGCAGCGAGAAGGGCGACCCCACGGAGCGGGAGCTGCGGGTGGCGCTGGAGGACAACGACCTGTGGCTGCGCTTCAAGGAGCTCACCAACGAGATGATCGTCACCAAGAACGGCAG GAGGATGTTCCCGGTGCTGAAGGTGAGCGTGTCGGGGCTGGACCCCAACGCCATGTACTCCTTCCTGCTGGACTTCGTGGCGGCCGACGGGCACCGCTGGAAGTACGTGAACGGGGAGTGGGTGCCGGGCGGGAAGCCGGAGCCGCAGGCGCCCAGCTGCGTCTACATCCACCCCGACTCGCCGAACTTCGGCGCGCACTGGATGAAGGCGCCCGTCTCCTTCAGCAAAGTCAAGCTCACCAACAAGCTCAACGGCGGCGGGCAG ATTATGTTGAACTCTCTGCACAAGTATGAGCCAAGGATCCATATAGTGCGAGTGGGTGGCCCGCAGCGGATGATCACCAGCCATTCCTTCCCCGAGACCCAGTTTATAGCAGTGACAGCCTACCAGAACGAAGAG atcacagctttaaaaattaaatacaatccGTTTGCAAAGGCATTTCTTGATGCAAAAGAAAG AAGTGATCACAAAGACATGATGGAGGAAGTGGGAGACAACCAGCAGTCTGGGTATTCGCAGC TAGGTAGTTGGCTTATCCCTGGGACTGGGACTCTGTGCCCACCTGCCAATCCTCACCCTCAGTTTGGAGCCCCCCTGTCGCTCTCCCCTGCTCACAGCTGTGAAAGGTACTCATCGCTGAGGAACCACCGTCCTGCCCCCTACCCCAACCCCTACACCCATAGAAACAACTCGCCAA cAGCCTATGCCGATaactcctctgcctgcctgtccaTGCTGCAGTCCCATGACAACTGGTCTTCTCTAGGAGTTCCCACACACACGACGATGCTGCCCATGAGTCACAGCACTGGCACATCTACCAGCTCCAG CCAGTATCCTAACTTGTGGTCTGTGAGTAACAGCACCATCACACCCGTGTCTCAGCCAAGCGGGATGTCCAATGGCCTGAGCTCCCAGTTTTTACGTGGCTCTCCAGTGCACTACACTGCCCTTCCGCACCCCGTCACTGCTGCCTCCTCCGCCTCCCCCCTGTACGACGGCGGGGCACCCACGGACCTGCCCGACAGCCAGTATGATGCCTCTGCACACGCCAGGCTAGCATCCACGTGGACGCCTGTCACCCCTCCTTCCATGTAA